One genomic segment of Capricornis sumatraensis isolate serow.1 chromosome X, serow.2, whole genome shotgun sequence includes these proteins:
- the AP1S2 gene encoding AP-1 complex subunit sigma-2: MQFMLLFSRQGKLRLQKWYVPLSDKEKKKITRELVQTVLARKPKMCSFLEWRDLKIVYKRYASLYFCCAIEDQDNELITLEIIHRYVELLDKYFGSVCELDIIFNFEKAYFILDEFLLGGEVQETSKKNVLKAIEQADLLQEEAETPRSVLEEIGLT; the protein is encoded by the exons ATGCAGTTTATGTTGCTTTTTAGTCGTCAGGGAAAGCTTCGACTGCAGAAATGGTATGTCCCATTATcagacaaagagaagaaaaagatcacaAGAGAACTTGTTCAAACCGTTTTAGCACGGAAACCTAAAATGTGCAGCTTTCTTGAATGGCGAGATCTGAAGATTGTTTACAAaag ATATGCCAGTCTGTATTTTTGCTGTGCTATTGAGGACCAGGACAACGAACTAATTACCCTGGAAATAATTCATCGTTACGTGGAATTACTTGACAAGTATTTTGGCAGT gTGTGTGAACTtgatatcatttttaattttgagaaggcttattttattttggatgaGTTTCTTTTGGGAGGAGAAGTTCAGGAGACATCCAAGAAGAACGTCCTTAAAGCAATTGAGCAGGCTGATCTACTGCAGGAG GAAGCTGAAACCCCACGTAGTGTTCTTGAAGAAATTGGACTGACATAA